A segment of the Streptomyces pactum genome:
CGGCGTCGGCGCCCCCGGGGACACCGCGCCGCCCCCACCTGCCCAGTCCCCGCGCAGCGAGGCCACGCCCGACCGGGCCGCCCCCGGCTCGCGTCGCCAGCAGCCCGAGGTTGCCGACCCGGCGCACGTCGATGCGGACGAGTAGCGCGGAGGGCGGGGGCGACACCGTCCACGTGGCCACGTGTCCCGCCCCGCGCCTTCCGTACCCGTCCGGCCGCCTGCTGGGTGCGGAAGAGACGGGCGTGCGTTCGACTACTGGGGGGATGCCGCGGCGTCACCCACCCACCGGCCCGCCGCACGGCCGGGCCCCGACCCACGGAGGGCGCATGCCCATCTGCACCACCCGCGACGGCGTGGACATCTTCTACAAGGACTGGGGCCGGGGCCGTCCGGTCGTGTTCATCCACGGCTGGCCGCTGAACGGCGACGCCTGGCAGGACCAGCTCAAGGCGGTGGCCGACGCGGGTTACCGCGGCATCGCCCACGACCGCCGCGGCCACGGCCGTTCCACGCCGGTCTACGACGGCTACGACTTCGACACCTTCGCCGACGACCTGAACGATCTGATCACCGGCCTCGACCTGCGCGACGTCACTCTCGTCGCGCACTCCATGGGCGGCGGTGAACTAGCCCGCTACATCGGCCGGCACGGCACCGAGCGGGTCCGTTCCGCGGTGCTCCTGTCCGCGATCACGCCGCTGATGCTGCGGGGGCCGGACAACCCCGAGGGCGTTCCCCAGTCGGTGTTCGACGGCCTCAAGGCCGGCATCCTCGAGGAGCGCTCACAGTTCTGGCAGGACACCGCGGTCGGCTTCTTCTCCGCCGACGACGGCGGCGACAAGGTCACGCAGGGAAACAAGGACGCCTTCTGGTACATGGCGATGGCCCAGACCGTCCAGGGCGGCGTCGACTGCGTGGACGCGTTCGGCACCACGGACTTCCACGAGGACCTCGAGAAGTTCGACGTCCCCACCCTCGTCGTCCACGGCGACGACGACCGGATCGTCCCCATCGACGCCACGGGCCGCAAGGTCGCCCGGCTCGTGGCGGGCGCGGAGCTGAAGGTCTACGAGGGGGCCTCCCACGGCATCGCCATGGTGCCCGGCGACAAGGAGAGGTTCAACGCGGACCTCCTGGCGTTCCTGGAGAAGTAACCCCGGTCCGAAGAAGCGGCCTGTAGGTTCGCGCCGCCGGTGTCATTGCGGACCGCGGTGACCTGCTGCTTGTGCTGCTGTCTCACCGGATGTCCCGCGGTTTCCGTCTCACTTCGGTGGCATTTCCTCACGCGGCTTCGCCCTGCCGGGCTTCGTCGGGACTCCAGGTCTGGTCGAACCAGGTGATGAAGTCCTTCACGGTTCCGATGCGGGCGATTCTCTCTGAATGGCGCGCTGGTGGTGGCCGGGGAGGAAGTCGCCTCGGCTGCTGGGTTTGCCGCATCCGCGGTTGCACTCGCGGTTGCCCAGGGGAGCCGAAGTAGGTGATGGGGTTCTGCTGCGTGCCGTTCGGGGTCGGCTTGCCGACGTAGTGGTCGTGGACGGGGTAGGGCCACCAACCGTCGTGAACGCCGACTTGACGTCAGCCTGTACACCAAATCCTATCCCCTCCCTGGCAGTTGCTCGCCTGCGCCGGCGGGTTCCTCGACTACCTCCAGCCGCTATTCGATCCCGCCCACATCCGCTCGGGCTGTCTGGCGGCACCCGGCAAGGATGGTCAGCGGCAACGCCCCGAGGGCCGGGGAGAGTTCGCTGCTCTGGGGGCCGAACGGTCCGCGTAGCGGGCGCCGTCCCCGCGACCGCCGGCCCCGACACCACGACCGCGTGGCCGGAGGTGGCCGCCGCCGGCTCCATCAGTGCCTCGCTGCTCGGCCTGCCGCCGGCCCGGGACCGTTCCTCACGTTCCCGTATGAGGTGGAAGAGCGTGTGGTCGAGGCCGACGGCGAGGCCGATCATCCGGATCACGTTGGTGCCGACCCCGGCGTCCGGGGAGACGTGCGAGACCACCGTCGACAGGCCGATCGCCGCCGCGATCGACGACAACGGCAGCGGCAGCAGCGGCAGCAGCGGCATCACGGCCATCACGGCCGAACCGAAGACGATCAGGAGGGTGACCAGCGTGACCGGAAGCGTGATGTTCTCGGAGAGCGCCAGGTCGTCGGCGCGCTGCCGGTCGACCCCCTTGCAGACGGACGGGCTCCCGGTCTCCTCCAGCAGCAGCCGGGGATGGGCCTTCTGGACGACCGCCGTCTGCGCGAGCAGCGCGTCCGCCTTGTCCTTCGCGGCCCGCTCCTCACCCTTCAGCGCCACCTCGACCATCAGGATCCGGCGGTCACCCGACCACAGCGGGGCCGCCACGTCCGCGACCTCGGGCAGCGCCTCCATCCGGACCGTCAGATCGCGTGCCGCCGCTTCGGCGGCACGCCCGTCCGTGACACCCGAACGGGCGGATATCAGCACCTGCTCGGTGGATCCGCGTTCCAGACCGCCCTCGGCCGCCAAGGCCTCGGCCCGCCAGGCCTCACCGACACGGTAGTCCGCCGTATCGGCGCTGTTGGTGCCGACGGCCGCACCGGCCGCAGGCACAGCACGACGCACACGAGCCGGCCGGCGATCGCCCGCCAGGGGTGCCGGGCGCTCCAGCGCGCCATGCGCACAGTCATCGATTTCATGCCCGAAACCTCCGCCGACCAGGGCAGTTGGCGGACAGAGGCGTCCGGTTGAACCTGCCGTCCACCGCTCGGTGGACCCGGGGGCGGGGGACAACCCCCGGCTCGGGGAGGGGCGAGCCCTCGTACGGTCAGCACGTCCGCGGGCTCCCCGGGCCGGGCGGACGTTCACCCGGCTGAGCGCCTTGAGTGGTGCGAGACGGAAGGCTGGCTGACGGTAATTCACGTCGGGGCCGGGTCCCCTTAGCTGACGAAGCACCAGCTACCCGGTCGTGACGGAAGGAATCTCAGATGCGTTCTGCTCGCATGCTCCTGACCACAGCGGCGGCCTCGGCCGTCCTCGTCCTCGGTGCTCCCGGCGCCTACGCGGCGACCGGGGGCGACTGGGACCACGACGACTCTTCCTACAGCAAGGAGCACGACAACGGAGGCAAGCACGAGGAGCCGCGCGGCGGGATGCACACGGGTGGTGGCGCCCTGACCGCGGTGAGCGAGGGTGACTGGGAGGGGGGCTCGAAGCAGGGCTCGGAGACCCGCAAGCAGGACGAGGGTGAGAAGTCCTGGGGCGGCGAGCACGAGAAGCCGCGCGGTGGCATGCACACCGGAGGCGGCGGGCTGGACGAGCCGGCCACGACCGCGGCCGGCCTGGCCGTCCTGGGCGTCGCCGCGACCGGTCTGTACGCCGTCCGACGCAGGAAGTCGGCTCACGGAGTGGCGTGAGCCGTGCCGGGCGCGATAGCAGTCGGGCCGCCACCCACGCACCGCGTGGCGGCCCGGCTCGCTCCCGCCCACCCCGTCCGCCCGTGTCGCAGTGAGGTGGTCCTCAGATGGCAGTTCCCCCTTCTCCCCCCGCGGACGGCGAGCCGGCGCCGACCGGGTCCCGCTCGGGCATGACGGTGCTGCTGGCCGTGGCCCTCCTGATCCTGGCGATGAGCCTGATCGGCGGCAACGACACCTCGGCCGACTCCGCCCGGCCACCGCTCGCCGCCCAGCCTGGCGCGTCGGCCCCGTCCGCCCCGTCCGCCCCGTCGGCCTCGTCGGCCCCGTCAGCCCTGTCGGCCCCGTCGGCCGCCGGCCGGCCCGCGGCGGACCTGCCGCGGTCGAAGCCGGTGCGCCTGCTCATCCCGGAGATTTCCGTCGACGCCCCCTTCACCGACCTCGCCATCGGTGCGAACGGACAGCTCCAGGCCCCGCCGCCCGACGACACCAACCTCGTCGGCTGGTACGCCAAGGGCGCGTCCCCCGGGGAGGAGGGCACCTCGATCATCGCCGGGCACGTGGACACGAAGACGTCCGCCGCCGTCTTCGCGCGCCTCGGCCAGTTGGAGGAGGGCGACGTCTTCCACGTGGAGAGGGCCGACGGACGCAAGGTGTCGTTCGAGGTCGACAGCCTGGAGACCTTCGACAAGGACGACTTCCCCAGCAAACGCGTGTACGGCGACGCGGACCGGGCCGAGGTACGGCTGATCACCTGCGCGGGCGACTACGACCGGAAGGCCAAGGACTACACGGACAACCTGGTGGTCTTCGCGCACCTCACCTGAGTCCCGCGCAGCGTCCCGGACCGCGCGGTCACCCACGCAGTGCATACGAGTCGCGCGCCCGCCGGGCCGGGCACAGGATCGAGGGACGCCGGCGTCCCAGCACCGCGGCCGACGTTCAGTTCCGCTCCCGCGAAGGAGATGTGCGCAGGATGACCATCACGTCCCCACCTGCTTCCGAACCGCTGACGCGGCAGGCGTCGCACCATGTCTCCCAGTCCGTGTTCGACGGCTCCAGGCTCCGGGTCGTCCTGCTGGTGGAGGTCTACGACGGAGCCCAGCAGCAGTTCCTCGAGACGTACGAGCAACTGCGCAGCCACGTGGAGTCCGTTCCCGGACACCTCGGCGAGCAACTGTGCCAGTCCATCGAGAACCCCTCCCAGTGGCTCATCACCAGCGAGTGGGAGAGCGCCCCGCCCTTTCTGAACTGGGTGAGCAGCGAAGAACACGTGCGGATGGTGAAGCCGCTGCACAGTTGTGTCCGGGACACCAGGTCACTGCGCTTCCACGTCGTCCGCGAGACGGGGCACCCGGGGGCGGGCGCCGGGACCGCCCGGGGCGGGCTCCAGACGTCGCCCCGGATCGGTGACGGTGTGATCCGGCACGCGCTCACCTTCACGGTGAAGCCGGGCAGCGAGGACGCGGTCGGCAAGATCCTCGCCGACTACGCCTCGCCCGAGCCGCGCGTCGACGACACCACACGGCTGTGCCGCACCTCCCTGTTCCTGCACGGCAACCGGGTGGTGCGGGCCATCGAGGTGCGCGGGGACCTGCTCGCGGCCCTGCGGCACGTGGCGGAGCAGCCCGAGGTGCGGGCCGTCGAGGAGGCCATCAACCCGTACCTGGAGCAGGTCCGGGACCTGGGCGACCCGGAGTCCGCCCGGGTGTTCTACACGCGGGCGGCACTGCCCGCCGTCCACCACGTGACCGCGGGCGAGGAGGACCCGGCGGCGCGGCGGCAGGCGTTGTCGTACCCGGCCCGGCCGGGCTGCGGCATGCGGCTGGCCCGGCTGCTCGCCGACCGCGACGAGGCGGCGGCGGACGACCCGCACAGCCCGGTCCTGTGCAGCACGATCTTCCAGCGCGACGACGTCGTGGTGCGGATGGTCGACGTACGAGGCCGTCTCGACGCCGGTGACCCGTCGGTGTCCCTCGGCCTCACGGACCCCGCACAGGTGGCCGAGCTGACGACCCTCCTGGACGGCCCGGCCGGTACGGCCGGACCCGCTCCGGCGGGCGGCGACCTCACCCGGGCGCTCGGGGGCGCCCGCATGGAGCTCGTCACCGACCGCCGCTCGCCCGGCGCCTGATCCGCCCCTCCACGGCGCGCACACGTCGGCCGCCGGACCGCTGGGTGCGCGGTCCGGCGGCCGACGTGTGCCGTCTCCCGGTCAGCTCAT
Coding sequences within it:
- a CDS encoding SchA/CurD-like domain-containing protein, encoding MTITSPPASEPLTRQASHHVSQSVFDGSRLRVVLLVEVYDGAQQQFLETYEQLRSHVESVPGHLGEQLCQSIENPSQWLITSEWESAPPFLNWVSSEEHVRMVKPLHSCVRDTRSLRFHVVRETGHPGAGAGTARGGLQTSPRIGDGVIRHALTFTVKPGSEDAVGKILADYASPEPRVDDTTRLCRTSLFLHGNRVVRAIEVRGDLLAALRHVAEQPEVRAVEEAINPYLEQVRDLGDPESARVFYTRAALPAVHHVTAGEEDPAARRQALSYPARPGCGMRLARLLADRDEAAADDPHSPVLCSTIFQRDDVVVRMVDVRGRLDAGDPSVSLGLTDPAQVAELTTLLDGPAGTAGPAPAGGDLTRALGGARMELVTDRRSPGA
- a CDS encoding alpha/beta fold hydrolase, which codes for MPICTTRDGVDIFYKDWGRGRPVVFIHGWPLNGDAWQDQLKAVADAGYRGIAHDRRGHGRSTPVYDGYDFDTFADDLNDLITGLDLRDVTLVAHSMGGGELARYIGRHGTERVRSAVLLSAITPLMLRGPDNPEGVPQSVFDGLKAGILEERSQFWQDTAVGFFSADDGGDKVTQGNKDAFWYMAMAQTVQGGVDCVDAFGTTDFHEDLEKFDVPTLVVHGDDDRIVPIDATGRKVARLVAGAELKVYEGASHGIAMVPGDKERFNADLLAFLEK
- a CDS encoding class F sortase, translated to MAVPPSPPADGEPAPTGSRSGMTVLLAVALLILAMSLIGGNDTSADSARPPLAAQPGASAPSAPSAPSASSAPSALSAPSAAGRPAADLPRSKPVRLLIPEISVDAPFTDLAIGANGQLQAPPPDDTNLVGWYAKGASPGEEGTSIIAGHVDTKTSAAVFARLGQLEEGDVFHVERADGRKVSFEVDSLETFDKDDFPSKRVYGDADRAEVRLITCAGDYDRKAKDYTDNLVVFAHLT